The window CCACTTTATCTTCCACGCCCACACAACTGAATCTCACCGTACTATCTAATCTCACCTGAGTCGGCAACGGAGGACTCCTAATCCTACACCACTCGCCAAAACCGCCGCTCGGTTGTTGTTGTCTACGCGCGTCAAATCGCCAAAACGAAAGCTCCACCGCATGGCTAGCTAAAATGTACACATACCCAGCGGCCGAGCAAGCTGCCACCACGCACCCGCCACCTGGAACCGCCCGACTTTTAAGCCACGCACGTGCCTCCACGTCATACAAATCCATCGAACTGGCATAGACATGAGCATCTGCCGCGCGTGGACCAATTTTAAGCCCTCCAATCACATAAAACACACCATCAACAGCTGCTGCAGTGCACCCAAATCTCTTCCTGGGAGATTGTGCGACGACGGTCCACGAATCAGTCTCCGGGTCATACTCTTCAACAGCCGCAGCAGCCCTAGAACCACCGCCAGCGACATAGATTTTCCCGGAGACAACGGCGGTGGCGAATTTCTTCCGGGGGAAAGTAATAGAAGAGCGAAGAGAAACAGCGGCGGTCCATGTGTGGTAAGATAAAAGCAATCCATTAGGAGTGATAATGTAGATGATCGGTCCGATTGAGGAGAGTCTAGAATGGGAAATGTTATCGATTGAGGCAATTTGAGAATGGATTTTGCGGAGGGCGTGGATTGCGATTTGGGAATGGGGTTGAAAACGAAGGGAGAGGGCAAAGAGGGAAGAATGGGAGGTAGAGAAAGCGAAGACAGTAGGGTGAATGAGGTTGTGGAAACGACGGAGAGAAAGAAAGGAAGGGGAACGGAGAAGATGAGACCAGCGGCGGCAGA of the Euphorbia lathyris chromosome 7, ddEupLath1.1, whole genome shotgun sequence genome contains:
- the LOC136235088 gene encoding F-box/kelch-repeat protein At5g26960; amino-acid sequence: MSDSCNSRHFSWIIKSCFPNSNSNPILPISISTSTSLSSLPDDLLLECLTRLPSSSLPSLPLVCRRWSHLLRSPSFLSLRRFHNLIHPTVFAFSTSHSSLFALSLRFQPHSQIAIHALRKIHSQIASIDNISHSRLSSIGPIIYIITPNGLLLSYHTWTAAVSLRSSITFPRKKFATAVVSGKIYVAGGGSRAAAAVEEYDPETDSWTVVAQSPRKRFGCTAAAVDGVFYVIGGLKIGPRAADAHVYASSMDLYDVEARAWLKSRAVPGGGCVVAACSAAGYVYILASHAVELSFWRFDARRQQQPSGGFGEWCRIRSPPLPTQVRLDSTVRFSCVGVEDKVVLIQVAGCIDDLLRRSGRNVRGLKEGLVLVYYSSSGEWSRGPDLPEVIQRSTCVTVEC